A window of the Candidatus Deferrimicrobiaceae bacterium genome harbors these coding sequences:
- the nuoH gene encoding NADH-quinone oxidoreductase subunit NuoH, translating to MMESLAISLVHAVPALSGVPLWTLTLLLMVVVAAVVLTFALLYAGLATYVERKVAGDIQARIGPNRVGPVGLLQFLADGIKLLLKEDIIPAQADRFLFALAPYLVFIGSFAAFVVIPFGVGLIASDLNIGVYYVMAISSLVVVGVMLAGWSSNNKWALLGGMRAAAQIVSYEVPVGMAILPAVLIAGSLSLQDIVRSQAGFLGIFGWNLFHNPFTFASFFLYYTAALAETNRTPFDIPEAESELVSGYHVEYSGIRFAFFFLAEYGDMFVVSALATACFLGGWHVPFLSVEALPASWGNLFSLGVFLGKTLGLVLLMMWVRWTLPRLRVDQLMRMAWKYLVPLTFFNLLGVSLWLLLFRGKGIPAMIASLFG from the coding sequence ATGATGGAATCGCTCGCGATATCCCTGGTCCACGCCGTGCCGGCGCTCTCGGGAGTCCCGCTGTGGACGCTGACCCTCCTGTTGATGGTGGTGGTCGCGGCGGTCGTCCTCACGTTCGCCCTGCTGTACGCGGGCCTGGCGACCTACGTGGAGCGGAAGGTGGCCGGCGACATCCAGGCGCGCATCGGGCCGAACCGGGTCGGCCCCGTGGGGCTCCTCCAGTTCCTGGCCGACGGGATCAAGCTCCTCCTCAAGGAGGACATCATCCCGGCCCAGGCCGACCGCTTCCTCTTCGCCCTGGCGCCCTACCTCGTGTTCATCGGCTCCTTCGCCGCCTTCGTGGTCATCCCCTTCGGCGTGGGGCTGATCGCCTCCGACCTGAACATCGGAGTCTATTACGTGATGGCCATCAGTTCCCTCGTGGTGGTGGGGGTGATGCTCGCGGGGTGGTCCTCCAACAACAAGTGGGCCCTCCTGGGGGGGATGCGCGCGGCGGCGCAGATCGTCTCGTACGAGGTCCCGGTGGGGATGGCGATCCTTCCCGCGGTCCTCATCGCCGGCTCCCTCTCCCTCCAGGACATCGTCCGGTCCCAGGCAGGTTTTCTCGGCATCTTCGGGTGGAACCTGTTCCACAACCCGTTCACCTTCGCTTCCTTTTTCCTGTATTACACCGCGGCGCTGGCGGAGACCAACCGGACCCCCTTCGACATCCCGGAGGCCGAATCGGAACTCGTGTCCGGGTACCATGTGGAGTACTCGGGGATCCGGTTCGCCTTCTTTTTCCTCGCCGAATACGGCGACATGTTCGTCGTGTCCGCGCTGGCGACCGCCTGCTTCCTCGGCGGGTGGCACGTCCCGTTTCTTTCCGTGGAAGCGCTCCCCGCCTCCTGGGGCAACCTGTTCTCCCTGGGCGTGTTCCTCGGGAAGACGCTGGGACTCGTCCTGCTCATGATGTGGGTCCGGTGGACCCTGCCCCGGCTGCGCGTGGACCAGCTCATGCGCATGGCGTGGAAGTACCTCGTTCCGCTCACGTTTTTCAACCTGCTGGGCGTCTCCCTCTGGCTGCTGCTCTTCCGCGGCAAGGGGATTCCCGCGATGATCGCGTCGCTCTTCGGATAA